A window from Enterocloster bolteae encodes these proteins:
- a CDS encoding SWIM zinc finger family protein, producing the protein MREIPEQQIAAMAPNANAVNNARKIVKSGGFTEHARSEDDTFYMGSCKGSGSSAYRVTLDFADNDAPVCRCSCPSRQFPCKHGLALMMELSQGRHWDICDIPQDILDKRAKKDVRAGKKESQGDRPRAPKKTNQAARTKKLKKQLEGLDLAEKVVRELVEAGLGTLNGTSVKVYQDLAKQLGDYYLPGPQRLVQSLVLEVSRLKEDGKGDYKEAVRILVFLRALIKKSRAYLTEKLEQGQVEDDASVLYEELGGIWNLDRLIELGLKKENVRLLQLSFHVSYDGARRELVDKGWWLDLDSGEIDITYNYRPVKALKYVKEEDSVTEALRVPMLVYYPGENGRRIRWEGQEFLPVTGELLAEARDKASSSLPELVKAAKNELKNTLSDGRFGCLVSYDGLGTVGTEGVKGEQREYIMYCGNSTIELKDRPGDRPSVCRLDILPDRQMAGNQVMFGVLWYDRSRHRICLHPYSIITAKEVVRLLY; encoded by the coding sequence ATGAGGGAAATCCCGGAACAGCAGATTGCCGCCATGGCTCCCAATGCCAATGCGGTCAATAATGCAAGAAAAATTGTCAAAAGCGGAGGTTTCACAGAACATGCCCGGTCAGAGGACGACACCTTTTACATGGGCTCCTGCAAGGGAAGCGGCAGTTCGGCCTACAGGGTGACCCTGGATTTTGCGGACAATGACGCCCCGGTGTGCCGCTGCAGCTGCCCCAGCAGGCAGTTTCCGTGCAAACATGGTCTGGCTCTCATGATGGAGCTGTCACAGGGCCGCCATTGGGATATCTGTGACATTCCCCAGGATATATTGGATAAAAGGGCGAAGAAGGATGTCAGGGCAGGAAAAAAGGAGAGTCAGGGTGACAGGCCCAGGGCCCCTAAAAAGACGAATCAGGCAGCCAGGACAAAGAAGCTTAAGAAACAGCTGGAGGGACTGGACCTGGCGGAGAAGGTGGTGAGGGAGCTGGTGGAGGCAGGACTGGGAACCCTGAACGGAACATCGGTGAAGGTATACCAGGACCTGGCAAAGCAGCTGGGGGATTACTACCTTCCGGGTCCCCAAAGACTGGTGCAGTCCCTTGTGCTGGAGGTTTCGCGGCTTAAGGAGGATGGAAAAGGGGATTACAAAGAGGCCGTAAGAATCCTGGTATTTCTCCGGGCCCTGATAAAAAAGTCAAGGGCTTATCTGACGGAAAAGCTGGAGCAGGGCCAGGTGGAGGATGACGCAAGCGTCCTGTATGAGGAGCTGGGCGGAATCTGGAACCTGGATAGGCTGATAGAGCTGGGGCTTAAAAAGGAAAACGTACGCCTGCTCCAGCTGTCCTTTCATGTCAGCTATGACGGGGCCAGAAGGGAACTGGTGGACAAGGGCTGGTGGCTGGATTTGGACAGCGGTGAGATTGATATTACCTATAATTACCGCCCTGTGAAGGCCCTCAAGTATGTGAAGGAAGAGGATTCCGTGACGGAAGCGCTCAGGGTGCCCATGCTGGTATATTATCCGGGAGAGAACGGACGGAGGATACGCTGGGAGGGACAGGAATTCCTGCCGGTGACCGGAGAACTGCTGGCAGAAGCCCGTGATAAGGCCTCTTCATCCCTTCCCGAACTGGTAAAGGCGGCAAAGAATGAGCTTAAAAACACATTGTCGGACGGGCGGTTCGGCTGTCTGGTATCCTATGACGGGCTGGGGACAGTCGGCACAGAAGGCGTCAAGGGGGAGCAGCGGGAATACATAATGTACTGCGGCAACAGCACCATAGAACTGAAGGACAGGCCGGGGGACAGGCCGTCTGTCTGCCGCCTGGACATCCTGCCTGACAGGCAGATGGCAGGAAATCAGGTGATGTTCGGAGTTCTCTGGTATGACAGGAGCAGACATAGGATATGTCTGCACCCCTATTCAATCATCACGGCAAAAGAAGTGGTCCGCCTGCTCTATTGA
- a CDS encoding SpoIIIAH-like family protein, producing MKIKNMKQVKEHMKDMNMKRLFRRNQIIITTLAVMIAAAGYLNYAGKKDLASGNRVYEAGAMDISDEDILAENQAASLNGQAGLQEIPSLDQDPSDLDAVSDADGAQAAADTGADQGQLAQAGDGTGVEEATQAADPGQMAAADTDSSAQAGLENPGEAVLTSGMNVADYIANVQLSREQVRAKNKETLMSLINSDSIDEAAKQQAIQDMIDLTEVSEKENAAETLLMAKGFSDPVVSITKDKVDVVINAPSITDPQRAQIEDIVKRKAEVGADQIIITLLNMAE from the coding sequence ATGAAAATCAAGAATATGAAACAGGTAAAAGAGCACATGAAGGACATGAACATGAAACGTCTCTTCCGCAGGAACCAAATCATCATCACGACACTGGCTGTCATGATTGCGGCAGCCGGATATCTGAACTACGCGGGGAAGAAGGATTTGGCAAGCGGCAACCGGGTGTATGAGGCAGGCGCCATGGACATTTCGGATGAAGATATCCTGGCGGAGAACCAGGCAGCCTCCTTAAACGGCCAGGCCGGACTACAGGAGATTCCCAGCCTGGACCAGGACCCTTCTGACCTGGATGCGGTAAGCGACGCAGACGGCGCCCAGGCGGCAGCCGATACCGGGGCTGACCAGGGACAGCTGGCCCAGGCCGGAGACGGCACAGGAGTTGAGGAGGCTACCCAGGCAGCTGATCCGGGGCAGATGGCAGCGGCTGATACGGACAGCTCCGCCCAGGCCGGCCTGGAGAATCCCGGGGAAGCCGTACTGACCAGCGGCATGAACGTGGCTGATTACATAGCAAACGTGCAGCTCAGCAGGGAGCAGGTGCGCGCCAAGAACAAAGAGACACTGATGAGCCTGATTAACAGTGACAGCATTGACGAAGCAGCCAAACAGCAGGCCATCCAGGACATGATTGACCTGACCGAGGTTTCCGAGAAGGAAAATGCCGCAGAAACCCTCCTGATGGCAAAAGGCTTCTCAGATCCGGTTGTCAGCATCACCAAGGATAAGGTGGATGTGGTTATCAACGCTCCTTCCATAACGGATCCCCAGCGGGCCCAGATTGAGGACATTGTGAAACGCAAGGCAGAGGTGGGAGCAGACCAGATTATCATTACACTGCTCAATATGGCAGAATAG
- a CDS encoding stage III sporulation protein AG: MGWKNRISRFNGKMTKEKWLLLLLIGVLLMILSFPLPGGSKKDKNTGGQIAGAGTEGAGAVPLWTKDNTNGSGEDSGFGQGSSQNGMAQGPDGNGAGASDGREDSYPAAARTSEDGSYEAQMENRIRNILKSVDGVGKVDVMVVLKSSSEKVLRVDRSTNTSTTQEKDSGGGTRDVTNNQIQENTILAGSGSGSSTNAPIVEKELSPEISGIIISAEGGGSPTVKAEISEAMEALFGLPAHKIKVLKRVE, encoded by the coding sequence ATGGGCTGGAAGAATCGGATATCCAGATTCAATGGAAAAATGACTAAGGAAAAGTGGCTGTTATTGCTTCTTATAGGAGTTCTTCTCATGATTCTCTCCTTTCCCCTGCCCGGAGGAAGCAAGAAGGATAAGAATACCGGCGGGCAGATCGCGGGGGCCGGCACAGAGGGCGCAGGAGCGGTTCCGCTGTGGACAAAGGACAATACAAACGGCAGCGGAGAGGACAGCGGCTTTGGCCAGGGCTCCTCCCAAAACGGGATGGCCCAGGGGCCGGACGGAAATGGGGCAGGCGCATCAGACGGCCGGGAAGATTCCTACCCGGCGGCGGCCCGCACATCCGAGGACGGATCCTATGAAGCACAGATGGAAAACAGAATCAGGAATATATTAAAGTCCGTGGACGGCGTGGGGAAGGTGGATGTCATGGTGGTGCTTAAATCCTCCAGCGAAAAGGTGCTGCGGGTGGATCGCTCCACGAATACCAGTACCACCCAGGAAAAGGATTCAGGGGGAGGCACCAGGGATGTGACAAACAACCAGATACAGGAGAATACCATACTGGCAGGAAGCGGTTCCGGCAGCAGTACAAACGCGCCCATTGTTGAAAAAGAACTGAGTCCGGAGATATCGGGAATCATCATCAGCGCAGAGGGCGGAGGCAGCCCAACTGTAAAAGCTGAAATTTCTGAGGCTATGGAAGCATTATTTGGCCTGCCGGCACATAAAATAAAAGTATTAAAGAGGGTGGAATAA
- a CDS encoding stage III sporulation protein AF yields the protein MEAVYGWVKNIIYYMIFLSVVNNLLADSKYGKYIRFFSGMVLILLVVSPFTGGLHLDEQISSMFKSISFQNDTDDLKQDLWGMEERRLDQVIREYEQAVAADVEAMARAEGLECTGASVQIDGDRNSSRYGQIEGIGLVISGKKADTELGSWDYMGSRPVNVDAGRIDSVKVEDVELGELPETGGVENNGDTPEQGEGEAGGMAADKKINHLTGKVAQYYGLEESDIQIQWKND from the coding sequence ATGGAAGCTGTCTATGGATGGGTGAAGAACATCATATACTACATGATTTTTCTTTCTGTGGTAAATAATCTTCTGGCGGATTCCAAATACGGCAAATATATCCGCTTTTTTTCGGGCATGGTCCTGATTCTTCTGGTAGTGAGCCCATTTACAGGAGGGCTGCACCTGGATGAGCAGATATCGTCCATGTTTAAATCCATTTCTTTTCAGAATGATACGGATGATTTGAAGCAGGATCTTTGGGGGATGGAAGAACGGCGTCTGGACCAGGTCATCCGTGAATATGAGCAGGCAGTGGCAGCGGATGTGGAGGCCATGGCCAGGGCGGAGGGACTGGAATGCACCGGAGCCAGCGTACAGATTGACGGTGACAGAAACAGCAGCCGTTATGGGCAGATTGAAGGAATCGGTCTGGTCATCAGCGGGAAGAAGGCGGATACAGAGCTGGGCAGCTGGGATTATATGGGGAGCAGGCCTGTGAATGTGGACGCGGGGAGGATTGACAGTGTGAAGGTTGAGGATGTGGAGCTGGGAGAGCTGCCGGAGACCGGAGGCGTGGAGAATAACGGGGACACACCGGAACAGGGGGAGGGGGAGGCAGGAGGCATGGCGGCGGACAAAAAAATAAACCATTTAACAGGAAAGGTGGCGCAGTACTATGGGCTGGAAGAATCGGATATCCAGATTCAATGGAAAAATGACTAA
- a CDS encoding stage III sporulation protein AE, with protein MKRWKKWGVRSAALWGLAVLFAGVLGWAGGPVYGASAGGQGTGIGGEQAPGRGWDTSGAQGAETGADQALQDMGLQDEMEGLQQFLDDVMGQQDGGMEGLSFWGLMKELMKGNLKGILGQTGMGLKNALFSQVDRGSQMLFQVAAIGLIGAVFTNVSSVFKGGQISDTGFFVTYLLLFTCLAASFSASLQVAAQVMEQILEFMKLLMPAYYMAVAFSGGSMSALALYECMLGAVTGVQWLCSTVLISMVRIYVLMVLGSHVAKEALLSKLTELLEQAVVWSLRTLTGLVVGFHLIQAMILPYADAAGQAGMKRLMEMIPGLGQGAGAMAQMVLGSGVLIKNTMGAAAVVVLAVISVVPVMKLTVLMIMYQCVAAVMQPVCDKRVVSCVSGVSKGHKLLLQIVLYSMFLFMVAIAITCATTNVNYFAS; from the coding sequence ATGAAGAGATGGAAGAAATGGGGAGTCAGGAGCGCGGCCCTGTGGGGCCTGGCAGTGCTGTTTGCCGGAGTCCTGGGATGGGCAGGCGGACCTGTTTACGGCGCTTCGGCGGGGGGACAGGGGACAGGCATTGGCGGGGAACAGGCCCCAGGCCGGGGATGGGACACCAGCGGAGCGCAGGGGGCAGAGACAGGGGCGGACCAGGCTTTGCAGGACATGGGACTTCAGGATGAAATGGAGGGGCTTCAGCAGTTTCTGGATGATGTCATGGGACAGCAGGACGGGGGAATGGAAGGACTTTCCTTCTGGGGGCTGATGAAGGAGCTGATGAAAGGAAACTTAAAGGGCATCCTGGGCCAGACCGGAATGGGGCTTAAGAACGCTCTGTTCTCGCAGGTGGACAGGGGGAGCCAGATGCTGTTTCAGGTGGCTGCCATTGGTCTGATTGGAGCTGTATTTACCAATGTTTCTTCCGTATTTAAGGGAGGCCAGATTTCCGACACAGGTTTTTTCGTTACATATCTCCTGCTGTTTACATGTCTGGCAGCCAGCTTTTCCGCCAGTCTGCAGGTGGCGGCCCAGGTGATGGAACAGATACTGGAATTCATGAAGCTGCTCATGCCGGCCTACTATATGGCGGTGGCGTTTTCCGGGGGCAGCATGAGCGCCCTGGCGCTGTATGAGTGTATGCTGGGCGCGGTGACCGGGGTACAATGGCTGTGCAGCACAGTCCTCATATCCATGGTCAGGATTTATGTGCTCATGGTATTGGGAAGCCATGTGGCAAAGGAGGCGCTTTTATCAAAGCTGACTGAACTGCTGGAGCAGGCCGTGGTGTGGAGCCTGCGGACCCTGACCGGGCTGGTGGTGGGATTTCATCTCATACAGGCCATGATACTTCCCTATGCTGACGCGGCAGGCCAGGCAGGAATGAAACGGCTTATGGAAATGATTCCGGGGCTGGGCCAGGGGGCCGGGGCCATGGCCCAGATGGTTCTGGGCTCAGGGGTGCTGATTAAGAATACAATGGGAGCCGCGGCCGTGGTGGTATTGGCTGTCATATCCGTTGTTCCGGTGATGAAGCTGACAGTCCTCATGATCATGTACCAGTGCGTGGCTGCCGTGATGCAGCCTGTGTGTGACAAACGGGTGGTGTCCTGTGTGTCGGGCGTGTCCAAAGGACATAAGCTGCTGCTGCAGATTGTGCTTTACTCCATGTTTCTGTTTATGGTAGCCATAGCCATTACATGCGCCACCACCAATGTGAATTATTTTGCCTCCTAG
- a CDS encoding SpoIIIAC/SpoIIIAD family protein: MTIITIAAAGIATVLLAVQLKGLKGEYAAYMVMAAGAFIFFYGTGKLKDILEALERIQGYIKVNSVYLVTLLKMVGITYVAEFASGICKDAGYGSLGNQIEIFGKLSILGISMPILLALFGTLETFLG; the protein is encoded by the coding sequence ATGACAATTATTACCATTGCGGCTGCGGGGATTGCCACGGTCCTGCTGGCGGTGCAGTTAAAGGGATTAAAGGGAGAATACGCAGCATATATGGTCATGGCGGCAGGCGCCTTTATCTTCTTTTACGGTACCGGAAAGCTGAAGGATATATTGGAGGCCCTGGAACGGATTCAGGGCTATATCAAGGTAAACAGCGTGTATCTGGTGACCCTGCTTAAAATGGTGGGCATTACCTATGTGGCCGAATTTGCATCCGGAATCTGCAAGGACGCAGGGTATGGTTCCCTGGGAAACCAGATTGAAATATTCGGGAAGCTGTCCATTCTGGGTATCAGTATGCCCATTCTGCTGGCGCTTTTTGGGACATTGGAGACATTTTTGGGATGA
- the spoIIIAC gene encoding stage III sporulation protein AC codes for MGVNLIFRIAAVGILVSVICQVLKHSGRDEQAFLTSLAGLVLVLFWMIPYIYDLFETMKNLFAL; via the coding sequence ATGGGTGTAAATCTGATATTTCGCATAGCGGCAGTAGGAATCCTGGTATCTGTCATCTGCCAGGTATTAAAGCACAGCGGCCGGGATGAACAGGCTTTTCTTACGAGTCTGGCCGGGCTGGTGCTGGTTTTATTTTGGATGATACCTTACATATACGACCTGTTTGAGACAATGAAGAATCTGTTTGCGCTGTAA
- a CDS encoding stage III sporulation protein AB produces the protein MAAFKWTGAVLVLFSAGGLGIWSAMQWKGRLRMLETLRQMIYFLKGEITYSRAPLAEALERVGKREPGPLGGLFEAAAEGIYMQEGESLQEIWKRQVMNLNTDSGPIPLEQEDLEQLAHLGEHLGYLDVDMQERTLKLYLEQLDLTIDYLRQNQREKCRLYTSLGIMGGMFLVIVMF, from the coding sequence GTGGCGGCATTTAAATGGACAGGGGCAGTTCTGGTGCTGTTTTCCGCTGGCGGACTGGGAATCTGGTCTGCCATGCAGTGGAAAGGGCGGCTGAGGATGCTGGAAACCCTGAGGCAGATGATATATTTCTTAAAAGGCGAGATTACATACAGCCGGGCGCCGCTGGCGGAAGCCCTGGAGCGGGTGGGGAAACGGGAGCCGGGACCTCTGGGGGGCCTGTTTGAGGCCGCGGCAGAGGGAATTTATATGCAGGAGGGAGAATCCCTTCAGGAGATATGGAAACGCCAGGTGATGAACCTGAATACGGATTCGGGCCCCATTCCCCTGGAACAGGAGGATTTGGAACAGCTGGCCCATCTGGGGGAGCATCTGGGGTATCTGGATGTGGACATGCAGGAACGGACCCTGAAGCTGTATCTGGAACAGCTGGATTTGACGATTGATTATCTGAGGCAGAACCAGAGGGAGAAATGCAGGCTGTACACAAGCCTGGGAATCATGGGCGGGATGTTTCTTGTGATTGTAATGTTTTAA
- the spoIIIAA gene encoding stage III sporulation protein AA yields MAGREEVLKIFPRDLRAVLGQVTVDFDRVQEIRMRTQKPLLLICGGREYAVKTDGSLAVGVPDPPVRDIRGSGRCQEQERYWARAGIVTVSQAQMKETVEYMCSFSVYAAEEELRQGFITIQGGHRIGVAGRTMAFGQDIRLMKSISFINIRVAHQIQGCANQVMDYLYSDDGRFLNTLVISPPRCGKTTLLRDMIRQVSDGPRTQRSGRRITGVSVGVVDERSELGACYQGVPQNDLGMRTDVLDCCPKSQGMMMLVRSMAPQVIAVDEIGSREDVQAIEYVRNCGCSLAATIHGSSLEDIMQKPAVGELIQQGAFERMILLDCRGTAGHVASIWDGRGNVLYADGSGKESEGGGI; encoded by the coding sequence ATGGCTGGCAGGGAAGAAGTCTTAAAAATATTCCCAAGGGATCTGCGTGCAGTACTTGGACAGGTTACTGTGGATTTCGACAGGGTACAGGAGATACGGATGAGGACCCAGAAGCCGCTGCTGCTTATCTGCGGCGGCCGGGAATATGCGGTTAAAACAGATGGAAGCCTGGCGGTGGGGGTTCCCGATCCGCCGGTAAGGGATATCCGGGGAAGCGGCCGCTGCCAGGAGCAGGAGCGGTACTGGGCCAGGGCCGGAATCGTAACGGTCAGCCAGGCTCAGATGAAGGAGACCGTGGAATATATGTGCAGCTTTTCCGTCTATGCAGCGGAAGAAGAGCTGCGTCAGGGATTCATCACCATACAGGGCGGGCACCGGATTGGTGTGGCTGGCAGGACCATGGCTTTTGGACAGGATATACGGCTTATGAAATCCATCTCCTTCATCAATATACGGGTAGCCCATCAGATTCAGGGCTGCGCCAACCAGGTGATGGATTATCTGTATTCAGACGATGGCCGTTTCCTGAATACATTGGTGATATCGCCGCCCAGGTGCGGCAAGACCACCCTGCTGCGGGACATGATCCGTCAGGTCTCGGACGGACCCAGGACCCAGCGATCCGGCAGAAGGATAACGGGGGTGTCCGTGGGAGTGGTGGATGAGCGGTCTGAGTTAGGAGCCTGCTACCAGGGAGTGCCACAGAATGATCTGGGCATGAGAACCGATGTGCTGGACTGCTGTCCCAAAAGCCAGGGCATGATGATGTTGGTGAGGTCCATGGCGCCCCAGGTCATAGCGGTGGATGAGATTGGGAGCAGGGAGGACGTGCAGGCCATTGAATATGTGAGAAACTGCGGCTGTTCTCTGGCAGCCACCATCCACGGCAGTTCGCTGGAGGATATCATGCAGAAGCCGGCTGTGGGAGAGCTGATACAACAGGGCGCCTTTGAGCGGATGATTCTTCTGGACTGCCGGGGAACGGCAGGCCATGTGGCGTCTATATGGGACGGCAGGGGAAATGTCCTGTATGCAGATGGAAGCGGAAAGGAGTCGGAAGGTGGCGGCATTTAA
- a CDS encoding alpha/beta hydrolase: MRNKNVSIRGALVRDMIHDIMETSLGKPIQTGEFRKNPVEPAWVCPSGYEYEIIDREPFKMEYLKPEGVVTGRVVLQLHGGGYIGPMKNIYRKFSVRYSRLSYGGDVLTVDYRVAPEHPYPAALEDVIHAYQWLVKEKHYRPGQVVVAGDSAGGGLALALCLYLRDHGMPQPAGLVLMSPWADLTCSGDSYEFNFENDPLFGNSRESMLYNSSYISGADPRDPYMSPVFGDFRGLPPMLLQAGGHEMLLSDTLEVAQNARRAGVKRRVSVYEGMFHVFQMSMDLVPESREAWDEVARFMQIVYKIDRRPTGQIVKKVKRRR; encoded by the coding sequence ATGCGTAATAAAAATGTGAGTATACGGGGGGCGCTGGTGCGGGATATGATTCACGACATCATGGAAACGTCCCTGGGAAAACCCATCCAGACAGGGGAATTCAGGAAAAATCCCGTGGAACCGGCCTGGGTATGCCCATCTGGCTACGAGTATGAAATTATTGACAGGGAACCCTTTAAAATGGAATATCTTAAGCCGGAGGGAGTGGTCACCGGCAGGGTGGTGCTTCAGCTTCACGGAGGCGGATATATAGGCCCCATGAAGAATATTTACCGTAAGTTTTCCGTGCGCTACAGCCGTCTCAGCTACGGCGGGGATGTGCTGACCGTGGATTACAGGGTGGCGCCGGAACACCCGTATCCGGCGGCCCTGGAGGATGTTATTCACGCCTACCAGTGGCTGGTTAAGGAAAAACACTACAGGCCGGGCCAGGTGGTGGTTGCCGGTGATTCCGCAGGAGGCGGCCTGGCCCTGGCCCTGTGTCTTTACCTCAGGGACCATGGGATGCCTCAGCCCGCCGGGCTGGTGCTCATGTCCCCCTGGGCCGATTTGACATGCAGCGGTGACAGTTATGAATTTAATTTTGAAAATGATCCTCTCTTTGGCAATTCACGGGAGAGTATGCTTTACAATTCCTCATACATCAGCGGCGCTGATCCCAGGGATCCTTATATGTCGCCTGTATTCGGGGATTTCAGGGGCCTGCCGCCCATGCTTCTTCAGGCTGGCGGCCATGAGATGCTTTTAAGCGATACGCTGGAGGTGGCCCAGAATGCCCGGAGGGCCGGAGTAAAGCGCCGGGTGTCCGTGTATGAGGGGATGTTTCATGTGTTCCAGATGAGTATGGACCTGGTTCCTGAGAGCCGGGAAGCCTGGGACGAGGTGGCCCGGTTTATGCAGATTGTATACAAGATTGACAGGAGGCCTACGGGCCAGATTGTTAAGAAGGTAAAGAGAAGAAGATAG